Proteins found in one Hevea brasiliensis isolate MT/VB/25A 57/8 chromosome 18, ASM3005281v1, whole genome shotgun sequence genomic segment:
- the LOC110648242 gene encoding uncharacterized protein LOC110648242, whose protein sequence is MVLRETKWELESEDDTCEEEKNHEAYGDEEVEYVDVGEIGSSNNVASTNLVEKLNLRTLVHPHPYKLQWLNDDGDVKVTKQVVISFSIGKYKDEVMCDIVPMNARHLLLGRPWQFDKSVVYNGFKNIYSFMKDGKRIVLALVSPQQIDQEQMVSKKEKESLFLNKGDVLKAITNHDFVFMLFVKELLKSNHIVVPSMVAKLLKEFGNVFLKEIPKGLPPLCSIEQQVNLIPGVALPNRPAYRSNPEEAKELHKQVIELLKNGYVHESMSSCSVPA, encoded by the exons ATGGTATTGAGGGAAACCAAATGGGAGCTAGAGAGTGAAGATGATACTTGTGAAGAGGAAAAGAATCATGAAGCATATGGTGATGAAGAAGTAGAGTATGTTGATGTTGGGGAGAT TGGTAGCAGTAATAATGTTGCTTCTACTAACTTAGTTGAGAAACTTAATTTGCGCACCTTAGTGCATCCTCATCCTTATAAATTACAATGGCTGAATGATGATGGTGATGTAAAAGTGACTAAGCAAGTAGTTATTTCTTTCTCCATAGGCAAGTATAAAGATGAAGTTATGTGTGACATTGTGCCTATGAATGCTCGCCATTTGCTATTAGGGAGGCCATGGCAATTTGACAAAAGTGTTGTATATAAtggttttaaaaatatttattctttCATGAAGGATGGGAAAAGAATTGTATTAGCCCTTGTTAGTCCCCAACAAATAGATCAAGAGCAAATGGTTagtaagaaagaaaaagagagttTGTTCCTTAACAAGGGGGATGTTTTGAAGGCTATCACTAACCATGATTTTGTTTTTATGCTATTTGTTAAAGAATTGCTAAAATCTAACCACATTGTAGTTCCTTCCATGGTGGCTAAACTACTTAAGGAATTTGGAAACGTTTTTCTTAAAGAGATACCAAAGGGACTACCTCCCCTTTGTAGCATCGAGCAACAAGTTAATTTAATTCCTGGAGTAGCATTACCAAATAGACCAGCTTACAGAAGCAACCCTGAAGAGGCAAAAGAGTTGCATAAGCAAGTCATAGAGCTGTTAAAAAATGGCTATGTTCATGAATCCATGAGCTCATGTTCTGTTCCAGCTTAA